The Amycolatopsis umgeniensis DNA segment ACCCCTTGCGGCCGCGGAATCGCATGCGGGACAAGGGAACCGCGGCCAGCACGCCCGCGACGAGCGAGCACAGGACCGCGCCGAGCGTGACGATCAGGCTGTTGGCGAGGTACGTCGTGAAACCGGGCTTCGTCAGCGCCGTGACGAAGTTGTCGAACGTCGCCGAGGACGGGATCAGGTCGTAATCCGGTGAGAGGACCTGGCCTGGCGTCTTCAGCGAGGAGGTGACCATCCAGTACGTCGGGAAGACGAACAGGAAGGCCACGATCACGCCGAACGTGCCGAGGCCGATCCGCTGTGCCAGGGATTTCTTCATGACAGGTCGGCCTCCTTCGAACGCACCAGCAGCTGGACGTACCGGGCGGTGAGCAGGATCAGCACGAGCATCATCAGCAGGGCGGCGGTGGCCGCCAGGCCGAAGTGGTTGCCCGCGAGACCCTTGAGGTACATGTAGACCGGCAGCGTCGTGCTGGCGCCGTCCGGCCCGCCCTGGCGGATCGCCCACACCTGGGCGAACAACTTGAAGTCCCACAGGACCGACAGGAACGTGACCATGGTCAGGATCGGCCGGATCGCCGGCCAGCTGACCGCCCAGAACGCCTGCCAGCCGTTCGCGCCGTCGATGCCCGCGGCCTCGTACTGCTCCTTCGGGACGCCGAGGAGCCCGGCGTAGAGCGTGAACGCCACGAACGGCACGGCCTGCCAGACGACCAGCAGGCCGATCACGGTCAGCGTGCTCGGGCCGGTGGCGAACCACGAATGCCCGATGAAGCCTTCGAAGCCGAGTTTCGCGAGCGTCTTGTTCAGGATCCCGTACTGCTGGTCGAAGATCCACTGGAAGACCGTGGTCGTCGCGAGCACCGGGGTCGCCCACGCGAGGATCAGCGCGACCTGCAGGATCACCCGGACCACCGGGTTGAGGTGCCGCATCAGGAGCGCCATGAACAGCGCGAGCAGCAGGGTGGTGATCACGACCGCGGCGGTGAACACCAGCGTGCGGACGGTGATCTCCCAGAATTCGGAGTCG contains these protein-coding regions:
- a CDS encoding carbohydrate ABC transporter permease, encoding MTTTKDVTTPAGATPPASPRIKPPKSNRRLRLGERTAPYLLILPALIAILVLLGWPTLQLIGISFRKLDLRELVSGEMVWVGFENFSEILSDSEFWEITVRTLVFTAAVVITTLLLALFMALLMRHLNPVVRVILQVALILAWATPVLATTTVFQWIFDQQYGILNKTLAKLGFEGFIGHSWFATGPSTLTVIGLLVVWQAVPFVAFTLYAGLLGVPKEQYEAAGIDGANGWQAFWAVSWPAIRPILTMVTFLSVLWDFKLFAQVWAIRQGGPDGASTTLPVYMYLKGLAGNHFGLAATAALLMMLVLILLTARYVQLLVRSKEADLS